GGCGGCACCGTCATCCCCCGCACGCCGTGCGGTGTCGTAGGCCTGGACCAGCGGCTGACCGGTCTCGTCCCAGACTTTTCGCAGCTTGACCGCGTTCGCGAACTCGTGGACCGCGCCCCGGTACGCGCCGGGGATGATCTCCAGCTGCTTGTCCAGGATGAAGGCCCCGGGTCGCGCCGGCTGCAGAGCGGCGCCCTTGGCATCGGGGTCGGCGAGCTCGGGGATGTCGTACCCGTCCAGCCTCCCCTCGTAGGCGTCCAGGGCGGCCGTGTCGTAGTCACGGTCCTCGCGCTGTCGCTCCAGCAGCCGGTCGTACACCAGCTTGGCGTCCTCGATCTCGGCCTCGCTGACGTCGCTGCTGTCGAAGCCCGGATCCGTGCGCTGCTGCCAGAACTCCAGCACCCCCATCCAGTGGAAGTTGCTGCTGGACTCGAGCTCGGGGTAGGTCTCCGGGACCTGCATATCCGAGTGGCCCAGATCGCCGCGCATGGTCATGTTCGTGACCACCTGGTCGATCCAGAGCGTTCCGGCGGACGCCGGTGCCAGGAGCGAGATCCGGTCCAGGCCCGCCTGCGCCTCGCCCTGCACGTCCTTGTCGTACCGGAGCCAGAAGGTGCGCCAGCCGGTGAAGTCCAGCTGGAAGTCGAGGTGAGCATCGACCTCTGCGCCGCGGCCGAACTCGAACCGCAGGTGATCATCGGTCGGAGTCTCGTTGTACACCCACGCCGAGAAGTGGTCCATGTTGCCGCCGCTGCGCGGGATGTATCCGATGTCGCCCTCGATGCGCAGCCGAGCCCCGGGACCGTGGTCCCACTGCAGCGAGTGGGAGCCGACCTTGCCGTGGGCGCCTGAGATCTCCAGACTGCTGCCCGCATCGGTGCTGAAGGAGTCCGGCACGAAGGTCTCGAGCAGGTAGATGGGCTTGTCGAGGGAAGCGAGCTCCTCCTCGAGACCGTCCTGGGGTGCGGCCATGGCTGTGGGCATCGCGCCGGGCACGGTGAAGGGCAGGGTGCCGGCTGCGGCGACGAGGGTTCCGCCGGCGAGGAAACCACGGCGGCCGATGGATGGTGTCGTCATTGACTGATTCTCCTTATTTGGTGAACCTCGCCACAAGAACAGGCGCCGACGGAAGTAATCAAGGCTTACTTTCCGGGGGTCGGTCGAGAGCGGAATCGTGCGCCGAGGTCACCGAGCCTTGTTGCCGGTGACGGATCCGGTGGCTCAGCCTCAGAACCACCGCCGAAGCAGATGCTCGACCTCATCCGTCCCGGCGGGCCGACTGTCGGCCTCCCACCGCCGCTCCTCCCGGGCGAACAGCGGCACCCGCCACCGGGTCAGCAACGGCGCGAGCAGCGCCCCCATCCAGGCGCCGAAGGAGTTGGCCAGCAGATCCTCGATATCGGCGATCCGCACCCCGCACGGATAGAGCCCGAACGCGCCGGTGAACTGCGTGATCTCGATCAGCGCCGACAGCAGCACCGACAGTGCCAGCGAGGTGGTGGCGTCCTGCCGGAACACGCCCCGCAGGATCAGCCCCAGCGGCAGGAACAGCGCCATGTTCATGAGGATCTGCAGCACCGGGAAGCTGGTGGCCAGCTCCAGCAGCCCCGCCCCGCCGCGCTGCATCCCCAGCACCTCGGCCACCGAGTGGAACGGATCCAGGCGCGCCACCCCGCCCGCACGGCTGCGGCAGGTCAGGGCCACGTCATAGGCCGGAGCGATCGTCAGCCCCGCCAGCGACATCGTGTACACGCAGATCACGAGCACCCCTGCCAGCCGCGACAGTCGCACCCGGCCGAAGCGGCGACGCTGCAGCCACCTCGCGGGCAGCAGGATCACGACGAACAGGCCGAGCCCGCCCGCGATGCCCACCAGGGCCAGCCGCAGCAGCTCACTCATCTCGGCACCGTTCCACATCGTCACCGTACGATTCCGGGCTGGATGCGAGCAGTGATCCCGCCAGTCACCGGCTCCGCGCGGTGACCGGGGCCGGGCCCCGGCTCTTGAGCACCTTCATCGCGAAGCGCGAGGAGATGCGCGAGACGCCGGGGATGGTGATCACCTGCTCGGTGAGGAAGTGCTCGTACGCCTCGAGATCCGCGACGGCGACGCGCACGAAGTAGTCCGGGGCACCGAACAGCCGGTACAGCTCGACCACCTCGTCGAAGCCCCGCATCGTGGTCTCGAACCCTTCGACGGTGGCACGGTCGTAGGCGGTCAGCTCCACATCGAGGAACACCTCGAAACCCTGCTCGAGGGCAGCGGGAGCCACCTGTGCGGCGTATCCCAGGATCACCCCGTCGGCCTCGAGGCGCTGGACGCGACGCAGGCAGGGACCGGGCGTGAGGTGCACCTTCTCGGCCAGAGCGACGTTCGAGAGCCGCCCGTCCGCGCGGAGGTGATCGATGATTGCGCGATCGATGTCATCGAGATCCATACATTGCATCGTAGATGCTCACGGTGCGGAACTGCGC
The window above is part of the Brachybacterium vulturis genome. Proteins encoded here:
- a CDS encoding VanZ family protein; this translates as MSELLRLALVGIAGGLGLFVVILLPARWLQRRRFGRVRLSRLAGVLVICVYTMSLAGLTIAPAYDVALTCRSRAGGVARLDPFHSVAEVLGMQRGGAGLLELATSFPVLQILMNMALFLPLGLILRGVFRQDATTSLALSVLLSALIEITQFTGAFGLYPCGVRIADIEDLLANSFGAWMGALLAPLLTRWRVPLFAREERRWEADSRPAGTDEVEHLLRRWF
- a CDS encoding Lrp/AsnC family transcriptional regulator; the protein is MDLDDIDRAIIDHLRADGRLSNVALAEKVHLTPGPCLRRVQRLEADGVILGYAAQVAPAALEQGFEVFLDVELTAYDRATVEGFETTMRGFDEVVELYRLFGAPDYFVRVAVADLEAYEHFLTEQVITIPGVSRISSRFAMKVLKSRGPAPVTARSR